The following are encoded together in the Malaya genurostris strain Urasoe2022 chromosome 3, Malgen_1.1, whole genome shotgun sequence genome:
- the LOC131436202 gene encoding LOW QUALITY PROTEIN: ankyrin-3-like (The sequence of the model RefSeq protein was modified relative to this genomic sequence to represent the inferred CDS: substituted 1 base at 1 genomic stop codon), with amino-acid sequence FEVVNLLIQDNKFREYNLININRKDRASPLHVAAQNGHTKVVKLLLTKGGKVDSNNYCGVTPLHFAAQNGHTQVGAKVDTTTNTVITPLHLAVQNGHAHVINVLLNNGANKEITINNWTLLHMAAKNGRAEVVEILLNEGANVDAKDNNCSTPLHFAVQNGHSEVVNILLAKGANVHVSDNNGFTLLHFAALIGHTEVVNILLAQFVNIDATSKVGLTPMHLAALYGHTELVNILLTKGANIDAACEERRTPLHLAALQGHKEVVEMLLIKGAKVNATVNVGRVPLHLAAENGHKEVVEMLLNEGAKVDATDNGGLVPLHLAAINGHKEVVEMLLSKEAKVDATDNHGYVSLHFAVQIRHKEVVXMLLIKGAKVDVSNNGGWEPLHLAAQNGHKEVIEMLLNKGAKVDAANNGGCVSLHLAAENGHKEVVEMLLNEGAKIDATDNGGLVSLHLASLNGHKEVVEMLLNKEAKVTAANNDGCSPLHLAAENGHKEVVEMLLIEGAKVDATDNYDREPLHFAAYHGHKEVVEMLLIKGTKVDAPADGDWVPLHLAAENGHEEVVEMLLNKGAKVNAANNGACVSLHLAAENGHKEVVEMLLNKGAKVNAANNDGCSPLHLATENGHKEVVEMLLIEGAKVDATDNYGREPLHFAAYHGHKEVVEMLLIKGAKVDAPADGDWVPLHLAAENGRKEVVEMLLIEGAKVDATDNYGREPLHFAVYHGHKEVVEMLLNKGAKVYATDNGGCVPLHLAAENGHKEVIK; translated from the coding sequence TTTGAGGTTGTTAATCTTTTGATACAAGATAATAAATTCCGAGAATATAATTTgatcaatataaatcgaaaggatAGAGCGTCTCCATTGCACGTTGCTGCCCAAAATGGTCACACGAAAGTAGTCAAACTTCTACTAACCAAAGGTGGAAAAGTAGATTCGAATAACTATTGCGGTGTAACACCATTGCACTTTGCAGCGCAGAATGGTCATACACAAGTAGGGGCGAAAGTAGACACTACGACGAACACCGTTATAACACCATTGCACTTAGCAGTACAGAATGGTCATGCACATGTAATCAATGTCTTACTAAACAATGGAGCAAATAAAGAAATTACTATTAACAATTGGACACTTTTGCACATGGCAGCGAAGAATGGTCGTGCAGAAGTGGTAGAAATTTTACTAAATGAAGGTGCAAATGTAGATGCTAAGGATAATAACTGTTCTACTCCATTGCACTTTGCAGTCCAAAACGGTCACTCAGAAGTAGTTAACATTTTACTGGCAAAGGGTGCGAATGTACACGTCTCTGATAACAACGGGTTTACACTACTGCATTTTGCGGCACTGATCGGTCATACAGAAGTGGTTAACATTTTATTAGCCCAATTCGTGAATATAGATGCTACTTCAAAAGTCGGTCTGACACCAATGCACTTAGCAGCACTCTATGGCCATACAGAGCTAGTTAATATTTTACTGACCAAAGGTGCGAATATAGATGCTGCCTGTGAAGAACGTCGGACACCATTGCACCTTGCAGCACTGCAAGGTCATAAAGAAGTGGTGGAAATGTTACTAATTAAAGGAGCGAAAGTAAATGCAACTGTTAATGTTGGTAGGGTACCATTGCACTTGGCAGCAGAAAATGGTCATAAAGAAGTGGTAGAAATGTTACTAAATGAAGGAGCGAAAGTAGATGCAACTGATAATGGTGGTTTGGTACCATTACACTTGGCCGCAATAAATGGTCACAAAGAAGTCGTAGAAATGTTACTAAGTAAAGAAGCGAAAGTAGATGCAACGGATAACCATGGTTATGTATCATTGCACTTTGCAGTACAAATTCGTCATAAAGAAGTAGTATAAATGTTACTAATTAAAGGAGCGAAAGTAGATGTAAGTAATAATGGTGGTTGGGAACCATTGCACTTGGCAGCACAAAATGGCCATAAAGAAGTGATAGAAATGTTACTAAATAAAGGAGCGAAAGTAGATGCAGCAAATAACGGTGGTTGTGTGTCATTGCACTTGGCAGCAGAAAATGGTCATAAAGAAGTGGTAGAAATGTTACTAAATGAAGGAGCGAAAATAGATGCAACTGATAATGGTGGTTTGGTATCATTGCACTTGGCCTCATTAAACGGTCACAAAGAAGTGGTAGAAATGTTACTAAATAAAGAAGCGAAAGTAACTGCGGCAAATAATGATGGTTGTTCACCATTGCACTTGGCAGCAGAAAATGGCCACAAAGAAGTGGTAGAAATGTTACTAATTGAAGGAGCGAAAGTAGATGCAACTGATAATTATGATAGGGAACCATTGCACTTTGCTGCATATCATGGCCATAAAGAAGTGGTTGAAATGCTACTAATTAAAGGAACGAAAGTAGATGCACCTGCCGATGGTGATTGGGTACCATTGCATCTGGCAGCAGAAAATGGCCATGAAGAAGTGGTAGAAATGTTACTAAATAAAGGAGCGAAAGTAAATGCAGCAAATAATGGTGCTTGTGTGTCATTGCACTTGGCAGCAGAAAATGGTCATAAAGAAGTGGTAGAAATGTTACTAAATAAAGGAGCGAAAGTAAATGCAGCAAATAATGATGGTTGTTCACCATTGCACTTGGCAACAGAAAATGGCCACAAAGAAGTGGTAGAAATGTTACTAATTGAAGGAGCGAAAGTAGATGCAACTGATAATTATGGTAGGGAACCATTGCACTTTGCTGCATATCATGGCCATAAAGAAGTGGTTGAAATGCTACTAATTAAAGGAGCGAAAGTAGATGCACCTGCCGATGGTGATTGGGTACCATTGCATCTGGCAGCAGAAAATGGCCGCAAAGAAGTGGTAGAAATGTTACTAATTGAAGGAGCGAAAGTAGATGCAACTGATAATTATGGTAGGGAACCATTGCACTTTGCTGTATATCATGGCCATAAAGAAGTGGTAGAAATGTTACTAAATAAAGGAGCGAAAGTATATGCAACTGATAATGGTGGTTGTGTGCCATTGCACTTGGCAGCAGAAAATGGCCATAAAGAAGTTATAAAATAA